In one Paraburkholderia azotifigens genomic region, the following are encoded:
- a CDS encoding IlvD/Edd family dehydratase produces the protein MTIVQQKLKQLSELRSQRWLAPDDMRSFAHRQRLQQMGLRREEFMSRPVIGIINTWSDLSPCHAHLRERAEAVKRGILQAGGMPFELPAMSLGEVMVKPTTMIYRNFLAMETEELLRSLPIDGAVLMGGCDKTTPGLLMGALSADLPCIFVPAGPMLNDRHRGQAVGAGTHTKKFWDEYVAGNIEQPEWISLEARMTRAPGTCNTMGTASTMTSIVEAMGFTLPGATSIPAMDASHTRMCSSSGERIVGMVWEDLKPSRFFNRKSVENGIVTYMALGGSTNAAIHTIAIAGRGNVPLTLDDIARVGKNIPVLADVFPSGKRLMEDFYYAGGLPALLSGVKDYLSLDCMTVTGTTLGENIARFESGQRPQGEDAIRPLSDPVSERGALGVLRGNLAPNGAVIKPSAASPHLMKHRGRALVFDSIAEMNAKIHSPELGVDADTVLVLRGGGPIGAPGMPEWGNLPIPKKLLAAGVRDMVRISDARMSGTHYGTCVLHVSPEAAAGGPLALIRTGDMIELDVEAGRLDVMLSDAELARRREDWRAPPSPRKRGYIRLYVEQVSQADKGCDFDFLTGFEEPVEPSIF, from the coding sequence GTGACTATCGTGCAACAAAAGCTCAAACAACTCAGCGAACTGCGCAGCCAGCGGTGGCTTGCACCCGACGACATGCGCTCGTTCGCGCATCGTCAGCGTTTGCAGCAAATGGGTTTGCGCCGCGAAGAATTCATGTCGCGGCCGGTGATCGGCATCATCAACACGTGGAGCGACCTGTCGCCGTGCCACGCGCATCTGCGCGAGCGCGCCGAAGCCGTGAAGCGCGGCATCCTGCAGGCAGGCGGCATGCCGTTCGAGCTGCCCGCGATGTCGCTCGGCGAAGTGATGGTCAAGCCGACCACGATGATCTACCGCAACTTCCTCGCGATGGAAACGGAAGAGCTGCTGCGCTCGCTGCCTATCGACGGCGCAGTGCTGATGGGAGGCTGCGACAAGACCACGCCGGGCCTGCTGATGGGCGCGCTGTCGGCGGATCTGCCGTGCATCTTCGTGCCTGCGGGCCCGATGCTCAATGACCGTCATCGCGGCCAGGCCGTCGGCGCGGGCACACATACGAAGAAGTTCTGGGACGAATACGTGGCGGGCAACATCGAGCAGCCCGAGTGGATCTCGCTCGAAGCGCGCATGACGCGCGCGCCCGGCACCTGCAACACGATGGGCACCGCAAGCACGATGACGTCGATCGTCGAGGCGATGGGCTTCACGCTGCCCGGCGCGACCAGCATTCCCGCAATGGATGCGTCGCATACGCGCATGTGTTCGTCGAGCGGCGAGCGCATCGTCGGCATGGTGTGGGAAGACCTGAAACCGAGCCGTTTTTTCAATCGCAAGTCGGTCGAAAACGGCATCGTCACGTATATGGCGCTCGGCGGTTCGACCAACGCCGCGATTCACACGATTGCCATTGCAGGTCGCGGCAACGTGCCGCTGACGCTCGACGACATCGCGCGCGTCGGCAAGAACATTCCCGTGCTCGCCGACGTGTTTCCGTCCGGCAAGCGTCTGATGGAAGACTTCTATTACGCGGGCGGACTGCCGGCACTGCTGAGCGGCGTGAAGGACTATCTGTCGCTCGACTGCATGACGGTGACGGGCACGACGCTCGGCGAAAACATCGCGCGCTTCGAGTCGGGCCAGCGTCCGCAGGGCGAGGACGCGATCCGTCCGCTGAGCGATCCCGTCAGCGAGCGCGGCGCGCTCGGCGTGCTGCGCGGCAATCTCGCGCCCAACGGCGCCGTCATCAAGCCGAGCGCGGCAAGTCCGCATCTGATGAAGCATCGCGGACGCGCACTCGTGTTCGATTCGATCGCCGAAATGAACGCGAAGATTCACTCGCCCGAACTCGGCGTCGATGCCGACACCGTGCTCGTGCTGCGCGGCGGCGGTCCGATCGGCGCGCCGGGCATGCCGGAGTGGGGCAATCTGCCGATTCCCAAAAAGCTGCTTGCGGCGGGCGTGCGCGACATGGTCCGCATCTCCGATGCGCGCATGAGCGGCACGCATTACGGCACCTGCGTGCTGCACGTGTCGCCCGAAGCAGCGGCAGGCGGACCGCTCGCGCTGATCCGTACGGGCGACATGATCGAACTCGACGTGGAAGCAGGACGTCTCGACGTGATGCTGTCAGACGCGGAACTCGCGCGCCGCCGCGAAGACTGGCGCGCGCCGCCGAGCCCGCGCAAGCGCGGCTATATCCGCCTCTATGTCGAACAGGTTTCGCAAGCCGACAAGGGTTGCGACTTCGACTTCCTGACGGGCTTCGAAGAACCCGTCGAACCGTCGATCTTCTGA
- a CDS encoding HpcH/HpaI aldolase family protein, whose product MANRIKQDPTRNAFSDALKHKDNSAMRAKPLGTWLMSGSPATAEAFGHAGFDWLLIDMEHAPLEFTDVLHMLQAVECGGAAPIVRLARNDATLAKRALDMGAPTLMFPYVQSAEEARAAVASIKFPPLGTRGFAAMHRASRYGTWSEFGTRANEATACIVQLETPEAVAQLEAIAAVPGVDALFVGPGDLSAAMGKIGNLADAEVRAVLADCARRANAVGMPIGIVGPTPAMVREFAEMGYDYVAIASDMGMAMRQANAFIAELDQVKASANAGGPY is encoded by the coding sequence ATGGCCAACAGAATCAAGCAGGACCCCACGCGCAATGCCTTTAGCGACGCGCTGAAGCACAAGGACAACAGCGCGATGCGCGCGAAGCCGCTCGGCACCTGGCTGATGTCGGGCTCGCCCGCGACGGCGGAAGCCTTCGGCCATGCGGGCTTCGACTGGTTGCTGATCGACATGGAGCACGCGCCGCTCGAATTCACGGACGTGCTGCACATGCTGCAGGCCGTCGAGTGCGGCGGCGCGGCGCCCATCGTGCGCCTCGCGCGCAACGACGCGACGCTCGCCAAGCGCGCGCTCGACATGGGCGCGCCGACGCTGATGTTCCCGTATGTGCAGAGCGCGGAAGAGGCGCGTGCCGCCGTCGCGTCGATCAAGTTCCCGCCGCTCGGCACGCGCGGTTTCGCGGCGATGCATCGCGCGAGCCGCTACGGCACGTGGAGCGAATTCGGCACGCGTGCAAACGAAGCCACCGCCTGCATCGTGCAGCTGGAAACGCCCGAAGCCGTGGCGCAACTCGAAGCGATTGCGGCCGTGCCGGGCGTCGATGCACTGTTTGTCGGGCCGGGCGATCTGTCGGCGGCGATGGGCAAGATCGGCAATCTCGCCGACGCCGAAGTGCGCGCCGTGCTCGCCGATTGCGCGCGCCGCGCGAACGCAGTCGGCATGCCCATCGGCATCGTCGGGCCGACGCCTGCGATGGTGCGCGAGTTCGCTGAAATGGGCTACGACTACGTCGCGATTGCATCGGACATGGGCATGGCGATGCGTCAGGCCAATGCGTTCATTGCCGAACTCGACCAGGTGAAGGCCAGCGCGAACGCGGGCGGCCCGTACTGA
- a CDS encoding aldose 1-epimerase, whose protein sequence is MSNAPELFALENDAWQVRIAPSLGGAIVDARWHGRDVLRPTPAAELEARNVRKTACYPLVPFSNRIAFGSFRFGDSRYALVKNLAGMAHAIHGVGFQRAWSVHASDANSIDMLLSHKPDEHWPFAFEAQQRIAIEGDALTLGMRITNTDARATPCGAGWHPFFPLDTAAGETRLHTAWNSMLVGDANDLPCASTQPPQFGALDETIVDNCFTGWSGNARIDTPHHRIVIEASDALRCAVLFRPAGQPFFAFEPVSHANNALNGNEPPMHVLAPRETLEARMTVAMESLRRQA, encoded by the coding sequence ATGTCGAACGCCCCCGAACTGTTCGCGCTGGAGAACGACGCCTGGCAGGTGCGCATCGCGCCGTCGCTGGGCGGCGCGATCGTCGACGCGCGCTGGCATGGACGCGACGTGTTGCGGCCGACGCCCGCCGCCGAACTGGAAGCGCGCAACGTGCGCAAGACCGCGTGCTATCCGCTGGTGCCGTTTTCGAATCGCATCGCGTTCGGCAGTTTCAGGTTTGGTGATTCGCGCTACGCGCTCGTGAAGAATCTGGCGGGAATGGCGCACGCGATTCACGGCGTCGGTTTTCAGCGGGCGTGGTCCGTGCATGCGAGCGACGCAAATAGCATCGACATGCTGCTATCGCACAAGCCCGACGAGCACTGGCCGTTCGCATTCGAAGCGCAGCAGCGCATCGCGATCGAAGGCGATGCGTTGACGCTCGGCATGCGCATCACGAATACGGATGCGCGTGCAACGCCATGCGGCGCAGGCTGGCATCCGTTCTTTCCGCTCGATACGGCGGCGGGCGAGACGCGTCTGCATACCGCGTGGAACTCGATGCTGGTCGGCGACGCGAACGATCTGCCCTGCGCCAGCACGCAGCCGCCGCAGTTCGGCGCACTGGACGAGACCATCGTCGACAACTGCTTTACTGGCTGGAGCGGCAACGCGCGTATCGATACGCCGCATCATCGCATCGTGATCGAAGCGAGCGACGCGTTGCGTTGTGCGGTGCTGTTCAGGCCTGCGGGCCAGCCGTTTTTCGCATTCGAGCCGGTGAGCCACGCGAACAATGCGCTCAATGGCAACGAGCCGCCGATGCATGTGCTAGCGCCGCGCGAGACGCTCGAAGCGCGCATGACGGTGGCAATGGAATCACTCAGGAGACAGGCATGA
- a CDS encoding SDR family NAD(P)-dependent oxidoreductase — protein MNSTRPLYPALAGQVAFVSGGASGIGEALVEAFWEQGAQVAFCDLDEQAGNALCERLSAARDGAWPVGRLRPWFARCDVRDIDAYRNVLDEAARALGPIRTLVNNAGRDTRHALDDLSVEMWNEMLAVNLTHHVFATQRVAPGMRAAGGGSIINLGSISWLRGRPNLIGYTASKAAISGITRTLARELGDGGIRVNAVLPGAVVTARQTALWRDPAADQQFLDLQCLKFRVEPAHIADSVLFLASPQAAAITGQNLIVDAGLAQVSVVG, from the coding sequence ATGAATTCAACCCGTCCGTTGTATCCGGCGCTCGCCGGGCAGGTGGCGTTCGTATCGGGCGGCGCATCGGGCATTGGCGAAGCGCTTGTCGAAGCGTTCTGGGAACAGGGCGCGCAAGTCGCGTTTTGCGATCTGGACGAGCAGGCGGGCAACGCGTTGTGCGAGCGGCTGAGCGCCGCGCGTGACGGCGCGTGGCCCGTCGGGCGTCTGCGGCCGTGGTTCGCGCGCTGCGACGTGCGCGATATCGACGCCTATCGCAATGTGCTCGATGAAGCCGCACGTGCGCTCGGACCCATCCGCACGCTCGTGAACAACGCGGGCCGCGATACGCGTCACGCGCTCGACGATCTTTCCGTCGAGATGTGGAACGAGATGCTCGCCGTCAATCTCACGCATCACGTGTTCGCGACGCAGCGCGTCGCGCCGGGCATGCGCGCGGCGGGCGGCGGCTCGATCATCAACCTCGGCTCGATTTCGTGGCTGCGCGGGCGGCCGAACCTGATCGGCTACACGGCTTCGAAGGCGGCGATCTCCGGCATCACACGCACGCTCGCGCGCGAACTCGGCGACGGCGGCATTCGCGTGAACGCGGTGTTGCCGGGTGCCGTCGTCACGGCACGTCAGACGGCGCTGTGGCGCGATCCCGCCGCCGACCAGCAGTTTCTCGATCTGCAGTGCCTGAAGTTCCGCGTCGAGCCCGCGCATATCGCGGACTCGGTGCTGTTTCTCGCGAGTCCTCAGGCGGCGGCGATCACGGGCCAGAACCTGATCGTCGATGCCGGGCTCGCGCAGGTGTCCGTCGTCGGATAG
- a CDS encoding porin: protein MLHTKKCLKQGAWARSRLRNGLAAAALATAGHPAAWAQSTLTLYGIVDSAVQYGKFNDTVGPTAMAASGNLQASRFGFRGSEDLGGGYRANFQLETGFNTYTGVGGGATMFNRGASVGLSSAKYGSVDAGFMYLPIYWVFLASDVATYGLSNPAAIMSLEHTVTLGKSGTGGFYPNAVRYRTPNFNGLTSEIGYSFGAQNASGQTADGRNIGVNVMYQRFGAMLGYGFNRYQYYSNTSTLTASSQLTHVFAATYGYSGNFIGANYIYSKRTDATNWFASAFLVNAKIPAGPGDIELGVARRIENAEARAMAYNAGYVYFLSKRTQLYGYASMITNNSHSKQGFALLNSTFSTVTPGFDPWAVTVGLRTSF, encoded by the coding sequence ATGCTTCACACGAAAAAGTGCCTGAAACAGGGCGCGTGGGCGCGCTCGCGCCTGCGAAACGGCCTGGCTGCCGCGGCGCTCGCGACAGCGGGACATCCGGCTGCGTGGGCGCAATCGACGCTCACGCTGTACGGCATCGTCGATTCAGCCGTGCAGTACGGCAAGTTCAACGACACCGTCGGACCGACGGCGATGGCCGCGAGCGGCAACCTGCAGGCGTCGCGTTTCGGCTTTCGCGGCAGCGAGGATCTGGGCGGCGGATATCGCGCGAACTTCCAGCTCGAAACGGGCTTCAACACCTATACGGGCGTGGGCGGCGGCGCGACGATGTTCAATCGCGGCGCGTCGGTCGGGCTGTCGAGCGCGAAGTACGGCAGCGTCGATGCAGGCTTCATGTATCTGCCGATCTACTGGGTGTTCCTGGCATCGGACGTCGCGACCTATGGCCTGTCGAATCCCGCCGCGATCATGTCGCTCGAACATACTGTGACGCTCGGCAAGTCGGGAACAGGCGGCTTCTATCCGAACGCGGTGCGCTATCGCACGCCGAACTTCAATGGCCTGACAAGCGAAATCGGCTATTCGTTCGGCGCGCAGAACGCGTCGGGTCAAACGGCGGACGGACGCAATATCGGTGTGAACGTGATGTACCAGCGTTTCGGCGCGATGCTCGGCTATGGCTTCAACCGCTACCAGTACTACTCGAACACGAGCACGCTGACGGCTTCGTCGCAACTGACACACGTGTTTGCCGCAACCTATGGCTATAGCGGCAATTTCATCGGCGCGAACTACATCTATTCGAAACGCACGGACGCAACCAACTGGTTTGCATCGGCGTTTCTGGTCAACGCAAAGATTCCAGCAGGGCCTGGCGATATCGAGCTGGGCGTCGCGCGCCGCATCGAGAATGCCGAAGCGCGCGCGATGGCCTACAACGCGGGCTACGTGTACTTCCTGTCGAAGCGCACGCAGCTGTACGGCTACGCGTCGATGATCACGAACAACAGCCATTCGAAACAGGGCTTCGCGCTGCTCAATTCCACTTTCTCGACGGTCACGCCGGGCTTCGATCCGTGGGCGGTGACGGTGGGCTTGCGCACGTCGTTCTGA
- a CDS encoding Gfo/Idh/MocA family protein: protein MTEPLRYGVIGAGMMGQEHLRNIALLPNAVVTALADPHGESIASATKTVGRDVQIFADYRDLLRSKACDVLVVATPNDTHRAVLEDILSAPTAFPTLIEKPLCTTIEDCRQLAEAAQGHRAPLWVGMEYRYMPPLTAMIDEIDAGKIGELKMFSIREHRHPFLTKVGNWNRFAARTGGTLVEKCCHFFDLMRLITNDEAVRVFASGAADVNHRDESYDGKTPDMIDNAYVVVEFRSGRRASLDLCMFADGAYWQEEFSAVGDKGKVECFVPGAGKHWPGRGERQAEVVVSPRDPKGPVRRTVEVDEKLLSLGAHHGSTYFEHLGFQQSVLAGVPVKVTVEDGLKAVVIGLAAEQSIREKRVVEIDGLKLM from the coding sequence ATGACTGAGCCTTTGAGATACGGCGTAATCGGTGCCGGGATGATGGGACAGGAGCATCTTCGCAATATCGCGCTGCTGCCGAACGCAGTCGTCACCGCGCTGGCGGACCCGCATGGCGAGTCGATCGCGTCGGCAACGAAGACGGTGGGACGCGACGTGCAGATATTCGCGGACTATCGCGACCTGCTGCGCAGCAAGGCTTGCGACGTGCTCGTGGTAGCGACGCCCAACGACACGCACCGCGCCGTGCTCGAAGATATCCTCAGTGCGCCGACCGCGTTTCCGACGCTGATCGAGAAGCCGCTCTGCACGACGATCGAGGATTGCAGGCAGCTGGCGGAAGCGGCGCAAGGGCATCGCGCGCCGCTATGGGTCGGCATGGAATACAGGTACATGCCGCCCCTCACGGCAATGATCGACGAGATCGATGCCGGCAAGATCGGCGAGCTGAAAATGTTCTCGATCCGCGAGCATCGTCATCCGTTCCTCACGAAGGTGGGCAACTGGAATCGCTTTGCTGCGCGTACGGGTGGCACGCTGGTCGAAAAGTGCTGCCACTTCTTCGATCTGATGCGTCTGATCACGAACGACGAAGCCGTGCGCGTGTTCGCGTCGGGTGCCGCCGATGTCAACCATCGCGACGAAAGCTACGACGGCAAGACGCCCGACATGATCGACAACGCGTATGTCGTCGTCGAATTCAGAAGCGGACGGCGCGCCAGTCTCGACCTCTGCATGTTCGCGGATGGCGCGTACTGGCAGGAAGAGTTCTCGGCGGTCGGGGACAAGGGCAAGGTCGAGTGCTTCGTGCCTGGCGCAGGCAAGCACTGGCCGGGACGGGGCGAACGGCAGGCGGAAGTGGTCGTGAGTCCGCGCGATCCGAAAGGGCCGGTGCGGCGCACGGTCGAAGTCGATGAAAAGCTGCTGAGCCTCGGCGCGCATCACGGGTCGACGTATTTCGAGCATCTCGGCTTCCAGCAATCGGTGCTCGCGGGCGTGCCCGTGAAGGTGACCGTCGAAGACGGGTTGAAGGCCGTCGTGATCGGTCTTGCGGCGGAACAGTCGATCAGGGAGAAGCGGGTGGTGGAAATCGACGGGCTGAAGCTGATGTGA